aactacaaagggacacaaaagaaaaatttaacaactggaaattaaacagtctagtactgaacaaccagtgggtccgagatgaaatcaaagaagaaatcaaaaatttcctggaaacaaacaatgaaaacacaaactatcagaatgtatgggatacagcaaaagcggtactaagaggaaaatttatagctttgcaggcacacatcaggaaggaagaaggagcatacataaatagcttaatggtgcagcttatagaattagaaaatgatcaacaaaagaaactaaaaatagggagacagaaggaaataacaaagctgagagcagaaatcaatgaaatgaaaacccataaaacaatctgaaagatcaacgaaagcagaagttggttctttgaaaaataaacaagattaatagaccattggcaaactcacaaagcaaaagagagagagagaaacttgaaaacgcatagtagaaatgaaaaggggggagcTGGGACACTTGCAAGAACATGGGGAAGCAGAAGAAGACAAGGAAGTATGCGACCATGAAGCGAATGCTGAGTCTCCAAGACGAGAGATTGAAAGAAAAGGATAGattaaaatcaaaaaagaaagaaaagaaagatctgTGTGCTCTCAAGGAAAGAGAAGTCATCAAGCACCCTTCCTGCCTATTTTTCCAGTATAATACACAGCTGGGCCCACCATACCATATTCTGGTTGATACCAACTTTATCAACTTTTCCATTAAAGCCAAATTGAACTTAGTACAATCAATGATGGATTGTTTATATGCTAAGTGTATCTCTTGTATAACTGACTGTGTCATGGCTGAGATTGAGAAACTGGGGCAGAAATATCGAGTTGCTCTCAGGATTGCCAAGGACCCAAGATTTGAACGATTACCATGCACACACAAAGGAACATATGCAGATGACTGTTTAGTACAAAGAGTAATGCAGCACAAATGTTACATTGTGGCCACTGTTGACCGAGACCTTAAAAGAAGAATCCGGAAGATCCCTGGAGTTCCCATCATGTACATTTCTAACCATAGGTACAACATTGAGCAGACTCCGGACGATTATGGAGCTCCTCGGTTCTAGTTGTTGAATGCTAAAGTTCTGCTGCTGCCTTCAACTTTCTCTGTTGCTAGTTCACTAAATATGTTCTAGCATGTCTGAATTACCATTTCACACACCCATTTGTTCTGTCACGAACTTAGAATGGTTAAGTACATTCACATTATGTTGTTTTGAAAATGATACTTTGAGAGCCAGAGCACAGTAgaatgtgtagggcatttgccttgcaggagacaacccaagttcagtcccctgaaccccatatgatcccctgagtcatgccaggaataagccctgagcattgcctggtggcCCTGAACAAGGAGAAAATGATAGTTTGTATCATTACAAATTTTGtcgcatatttttataaattatattgttcttcacataaaaaaaaaaagaaaaggggagatcactacagatactgcagagattcaaagggtattcagagaatactttgagaaagtctatgccactaaatatgagaacatggacgaaatggataaatttttgaactcatataactaTTCACGGTtcaataaagaagatgtagcatatctaaacacccccattactattgagtaaattaaaaccataatcaaaaatttgccccaaaacaaaagcccaggccctgatgaatTCAcgattgaattctttcaaacctttcaagaggaactactaccaatcctgaccaGGCTCttctatgaaaacaaaaaaacaggaacacttccaaatagcttttatgaagccaacatcatcttaataccaaaaccagatagagatgctgacaaaaaagaaaattacagaccaatatccgtgatgaacacagatgcaaagatactcaacaaaatcctggcgaacagaatccaatgccttatcaagaagatcattcactttgatcaagtaggttttatcccagaaatgcaaggatggtttaacatctggaaatctatcaacataatacacaacataaacaagaaaaataaaaatcacatggtcatatcaatagatgcagaaaaagcatttgataaggttcaactcccattcttgatgaaaactctcagcaagataggaataaatcaatatatattctcaatatagttaaggtcatctaccacaagccagtggcaaatattatcctcaatggaaaaacactaaaatccttccctctaaattctggaacaacacaaggctgtcctctctcactactcctattcaacatagtactggaagtacttgctatagcgattaggcaagaaaaagatatcaagggaatccagataggaaaggaagaagtcaagctctcactgtttgcagatgacatgatactcaacctagaaaaccctaaaactctatcaaaaagcttctagaaataatagattcatatagcaaagtggcaggctacaaaattaacacacaaaaatcaatgccctttttatacactaataatgatagggaagaaatggacattaagagaacaatcccattcacattagtgccacacaaactcaaatatcttggagtcaacctaactaaaaatgtgaaggatctatacaaagaaaactataaaacattgctccAAGCTATAAGacaggacacgtggaaatggaaacacataccctgctcatggtttggcaggatcaacatcattaaaatgacaatacttccaaaagcattgtacagatttaacgcaattcctctaaagatacccatgacattcttaaaagaagtggatctaacacttctgaaattcatttgaaacctcaaatagctaaagcactccttgggaaaaggaatatgggagccattactttccccaattttaagctgtattacaaaacaatagttataaaaactgcatggtattggaataaagacagatcctcatatcagtggaataggcttgagtactcagagaatgttcctcagacatataaccacctagttattgataaaggagcaagaaatcctaaatggagcaaggaaagcctatccaactagtgatgttggcacaaatggttagccacttgcaaaaaagtgaactaagacccccccagctaacaccatgtaaaaaggtaaaatccaaatggctaaaagaccttgatatcaggtctgaaactataaggtatatagaaaaacatgtaggtgaaacagtccaggacattgagactaaaggcatctttaaggaggagacacactctccaaacaagtggaagcagagataaacagatgggactatattaagctgagaagcttatgcaTCTCAAAGGAGACAGTGCCAAGAATACAAAggacacccactgagtgggagaaattattcacccaatactcgtCATATAAAGGACAAATATCCAAAGtttacaaggtattgacagaactatacaagaaaaataaacatctaccccatcaaaaaatggggaaaagaaatgaacagacactctgtaaaagaaatgcaaatcgccaaaaggcacatgaaaagatgctcaacatcactaatcatcagagagatgcaaatcaaaactactatgaagtaccacctcatgccactgagattggcacacatcacaaaaaaggttgggatgtggagagaaaggaattctttttcactgctggtgggaatgccatctagtacaacctttatggaaagcgatatggagattccttcacaaactggaaattgagctttcatatgatccagctataccattcctaggaatacacccgaggaacacaaaaatataattaaaaaatcccttctttacacctatgttcattgcagtgttatttacaatagccagtttctggaaacaaccaagatgcccttcaacagatgagtagctaaagaaactgtggtacatatacacaatggaatactatgcagccattaggagagatgaagtcataaatttttcctatacatggatgtacatggaatctattatgctgagtgaagtgagtcagagagagagagaaagacacagaatggtttcactcatctatgggttttaagaaaaatgaaagacatttttaacagtatctcagagataagagagatgagggctggtaggtgcagctcatgacatgaagctcatcacatagagtgatgagtgcagttggagagatgactacactgaaaactatcataacaatgtgaatgaatgagggaagtagaaagcctgtctcaagtacaggtggggggtggggaggagggagatctgggaaactggtggtggaaatgttgcactggtgaaggggggtgttctttacatgactgtaatcatacaagtataatcatatttgtaatcatggtgtttaaataaagataattataaaaaagagacATTATCGttacatggacccaacttagaccccaagtgattagacaccaaccgtccattcttgaaccctggatcccagacaaagaaacgacacagttcttcacaatagctacaggaaacaaatcccatccgggacatccttaatactgccaggccaccaacaagtgccagctctaatatgatatgctgaaaacaagaaaattgggaacaacttgatctaagaacaggttatcctacctcaccagctaacaataagacaaaatcagaagacttgccaccctttggtctgtccaaaagccaagatagtGATTTACAggtgactggctgatagaaccatgtgtggtcagtatgtatcctgggaccaataaaaaaagccctagtctagggtttgatctacgacctgcacaacaaccatgatctctaattccagaggtctgactgagacaatttcAATGCAACGGGTCTtatggaaacataacgaaagacgctatcccaggctccatcctaggatcagtgcaaggaccaagaccaccaaccacagaagatggattacaaTGACACTGAGGCAACATAACTTCTAGaacgacaaagaaagacttcatcataaattccacacctggacctgtgcagagaccaagatctctagatacaaaggtctgactttatcacccaggatggagcagaagtcttccatacaccacaaaagcaccaaggggagagtaaatgaacttgaaaggaatctatagttaatcccaggACAATAtaattcaagggtggagaaaccctgtatctcttccaGTGGTTTGCAACCTGCGGCTTGTGAGCCACATGTggttctttacacttttaattttaatctgtgtgctgggtggccactccaggagtcaggactctgctcctagcctctgtcagtgctcgcccttgtgtggctctcaaaataaatttcaatcgtggttttggcgagatttggctcagttgaaaaaaaaaaggttgccgaccactgtcttaggccaaggaaattccttttcgaatgaccccaatatttactgtgcctgtgcaggaggggataaaaaaacaaaaagtagaaaacaatcttttttttatatttatttatctagtttttgtcaagttctttgttttggtgtggttattgaagttgttgtctccatttttatttatatttttttctttcttcttttctcttcttcctttttgtgctctgccatgtttttttatctcaagaccatggctattatgtggtgcttatctttattgttgtagtgctcactggatattttatttgacacttctttttgtactgttgtggtgtttcacctttttctccttcgtctctcaaaccaaggatgagagcctctagaaggactcagcccattttcggcgtatttgatttttaccccattttattacttttcttcaaacaaaaccacataacttgaactatctagtcccgcctcccaattagagggggaaataatggaggtaccaagaccaaacaggtgtaagatcactaagtagtaagctaggcacagagggaaccactcattctagcagccccgggggtgagggtagaggatatgggaggcaggatgggaatggaagtggagggaggacaattcggtgatggaaattcccctgattcaatgttaatatgtacctaaaatattactgtgaactatatgtaagccactataattaaaataaaaattatattttaaaaagaggcattatctatatttttctcaacAGTAAGATCTGCCCTCtatcccagagagagagagacataataTGAGTTTCTCCTGGGTACCAGGCAAAGAATGTCCAAAGCAAAAACTACCAAGAGAGAAGTGTACAGGAGAGAATTATgtgaggttttattattttttattctgattaATCATTTTACACAATAGGCTGCTATTTTTAATCTGTTATTCTAATTTTCTTACCCAATAACTTGTATATTAGTGGGAAAGGCAGAGATAAGTGTAGTTCTTCTCATTTATAaaccagttttatgaggaattcTGAGAGTAAATTAAGGACTTTCAATTTTCTATGAGCCCTTATAGTATATGGATGAATAGACTAGGGTAGTTGTTTTAGTGTCTGTGCAGTTTGATGTCAGCACAAACAACTTTGTCCACTCAATTTACTTGGGTACAGACTGACAGAGGTGTCCAGGACTGGCTGAGGAAGAAAGGGCAGGACTCAAGTTTCCCATAATAAACTTttgctattttgttgttgttgttgttgtttgaggggggttactcccagcgatgctcaggggttactcctggctctgctcttagaaattgctcctggcttggggaatcatatgagatgctggggatcaaatcattaTCTAtcctgggtcacctgcatgcatggcaaacaccctaccactgtgctacctctctggtacCAACCCCATAATAAACTTGATAGGATTTAGCAGCTGCCTTAGATTATGGAGTCCCTTGGGCttgttaaaagataaaatttggggTAGCAGCAAGACTCCCCGAAATCCAGAGACTGGGGAAAGTTTTCAAATACATTTCAATGGCTTTATTCCCCTAGGAGGtaataatatatttcattatatggatagctatacataaaattaaaatatgatcaaTATTTGTTgatctaatattttaataattttaattatgaaaaacagAGACAAGAACAAAGGAGTTGTCCCATCATACCTCTGTTAAACCTGAATCACAATCAGGGCCTTGTactccagaaataatttctaagtcaTTAATTGAGTTAATCTGAACACACAAGCCATTTTTTAGCTTAGAATAGGTGTGCAAACCACACTTTACATAGCTCCCCTGCTTGGTATGAGATGGTGAGGAATGGAGGAAATGTTGGCTTCTTCAACAGAAAGTTTGtggtatgtaaaataaaaaagatgactcTGGTAGTTTTTGAATCTGGAggccaaaaaagaataaagatgcaAATTGCTAAAATGGTAAAAAAGTAATGCTAAGAAGTCATAGACAAAAGATGGTCTCTTTAAAGGTAGAACTAACAGCTCTTCCTCTAAGATAGCTTAAGGGAATTTTCAAGTAAACATTTTGAAATGAGAAAGCAAGAATCTGAAAAAATTTATgatttaaacttttgttttcctCAGTAATTGATATTGAAAAGAAAGAGAGGCATAAACTAAAGTGATAATCAACTAATATATGAATAGTTATGCAAGAGctttaattttataacattttatcacATTATAGCCAGGTCAGTTAAAAAACTTAATTCTGACTATTTTATTAATCTTATATTGCACacaaatttaatataattgaCCTTATATTAAGTCAAAATTTTAATCATGTTTTATACTCTTTCTTAGTCATTTGACTTTAGAAgatgtctctttattttttgattatttgtatctctgtgtgtatgtgtgtttgtgtgcacaaTTGTGTATGTAGTACCAGTTctggatcttttttttaatttttaatatattttttatttaagtaacatgatcatatttgggttacagtcataaccagaacaccccccttcaccagtgtcagtTCTAGATCTTAAGCCAACAGACAGTCAAGTCTAGGACCTTGTCTATCAGTAAACTACACCCAAGTCTCTAAGTTTAGCTTCTTTACAGATTATAAGTATCCAATAGCAaatacaaaacataacaaaaacttaTAGACATGTATTCCTTTggtagagttaatttttttttttccacattgtTATGAGCTTCAAAGCACTGGGATTTCAAACCAAACTTCCATTGGTACTATTTAATCATATAATTTTCTCCTATAAACAATATTTGAATCAagtgacattttctttctctgattttttatgaacatatttcctttcttccatgctacctctcacatttcataaaaattaaattctattatGCTCTGAAATCTATCAAAAAACAAAGGTATCAAAAATGTTTCCTAAATCTGTATATTCCTGCATTtgactcttttctctcttccaaaCAATCATCACCATTCTGTACCTGACTCTCTATATCTCTTGAAGAACATTCGTTCCTACTTGTTTTGCTCTGTATTATAAAGGCTCAAATAAATGATGCAATGGAAAGTTTTCACTAGTCGAACCAAAGCCATTGAAACTGAAATGCCCTTTGCATTCTTGGTTTACCCTCCTGAGTAAATGATGGAAAAAAGTCTATGCTCGATACCACAATGAAATGCAAATGATTCCCTTTATGCTAGGCAGACAGATTCActgtataattttctttgttttgatggtCATTGGCGCCATTAAATTGATAGTTAGACCAAAAACACCACTCTTGTTTGAAAATAGAATAGCCCAAATCCTTGTATATTACCAGTGGTCAAATACCTTTGACTACCAGGAAAAacaggatatttatattaggaaaTGACCATTTGTACCGACTTTACTGTAAAAAAACAGTGTTCCCTAAGAAGGATTATAGCGTAGGAACTCCTTTCTCAGATGCATACATCCTTTTCATTCTCTACAGGAACCTGTGCAGCATCATTTACTTCCTAACTGAAATCTGCAGTTCCAGAGAAAGGTTGTCCCTGATTCACTCCAGGCCTTGACAGTGACAAGTATATAAGGTGATTAGGCTTTGAAACTCGGCATGAGAGCCGATGGGGAGAATGTCACAGGTTACAAGCTGTCATGAATAGAAAGCCTACatcagaggaaaatagaaaggaaagtcAAGCTTGTGAACCAAGAAGA
The Suncus etruscus isolate mSunEtr1 chromosome 4, mSunEtr1.pri.cur, whole genome shotgun sequence genome window above contains:
- the LOC126006876 gene encoding rRNA-processing protein FCF1 homolog; the encoded protein is MGKQKKTRKYATMKRMLSLQDERLKEKDRLKSKKKEKKDLCALKEREVIKHPSCLFFQYNTQLGPPYHILVDTNFINFSIKAKLNLVQSMMDCLYAKCISCITDCVMAEIEKLGQKYRVALRIAKDPRFERLPCTHKGTYADDCLVQRVMQHKCYIVATVDRDLKRRIRKIPGVPIMYISNHRYNIEQTPDDYGAPRF